TCCAATCCACTTTTGCAGCTTCCACAAGAACTTCGGTATAACGTGCCTATAAAAGATACCTTCTCCAAGAACGTCAAGAGCTTTGGCATACTCGTCTTCCGGCATTCCAATAGAAAGAGTCTTGGGATCAAACCCGGTTACAAGAACAAAAGTTGTATCAAACGTGAAACGTTGAATCACGTTTTGCAAATCAACGACCATCTCCTCCTTTGAAAAACTGTCGAAAAGAGGAACAAGACCATCTTCGAGTTCTTGTTGCACTCATGGAAAGATTTTGAAACCCTTGGGGGTTAAGCATATATTGAGCAGCTCTTCTTTGATTCTTCCACAGGTTGTAAGCTCAAGGATTTGGAGCTTGATGTGCTGTAGCAATGACACAGAGAGAGTGTGGATTGACATGAATATTTAGAGGATGACTCGTACATACTCCAAATATGATGAAATCTGGCGTGCTGCGGTTGTGTCACACATAGACAATAGTGTGTGACATATCGACGTAGACAGAAGGAGCTAAGACGTGATGACGTGGAGAGTTCCCATTGGTTGATCTTGTTTGGATGTGATTAACAAGCAAGAAGATCTCAGATCACAAATTGGAAGATTTGGTGATGCTGTTTTTTAGGAAAAGATATATTGCACAATAGGAAACATTGGTGGCgatatatatatgaaagttGAGACCTAGGTTTAGGTAGAGCTTTCACATTGTATTCTCACAGAAACACAAAAGAGGGGTTTTGGGGTTTCAGGAAGGGAGCGATTTGTAGAGGTGATCAACAGGGATTGGTTCACTCAAAAGGGTAGATTAAAAATTGGTCCATGTCAAGCCGTGTGTGGCGTTGAGTAATTCGGATTATACAAGTCTTTGTAAAAGattgtttaagtgatttttaataaagaGATAGTTGATCTCGAATCCCCTGTGTTCTTCTTGGTTTCACCTGCAGTAGACTTTTCACAGGTCACCGTCAGAGTTAAAGATCATTTCTCCGAAAACATCAAAGACCTCTTTGAAGTCAGCTCCCTTGGTGTAGTTGGAGAAGTTTGAGCTTAATGTGTAGTGGATGTCAGCTGGATCAACCGTGACTAATATATCCATTCCAGTGACCCACCGTCCCTTGAATGGAAACGATAAGTTGGCGTTCTCGAGAACCTCCATGCTATAGTCGTAGATGCGGTGGAGTACCATCAGAAAACCTGGAAGCTATAAGAGACAtaagtcccacatcgggtattggaagggatcctaaacaatatataagatagatggacCGCTCTCCTagtcaccaattggttttaggttgtaagcccatctagcttaatatggtatcagagcccgatccacgcagtccaacccgatccacatcgatcttGCCCAAAGTCGGTCCATCGATCCTTGCCCaaacattccgagattgacgctcaaagagccatcatctcgaggaaGCATATAACGGACATAAGTCTCACATCGGATATTGGAAGGGATcctaaacaatatataagatagattgACCACTCCcctaatcaccaattggttttaagttggaagcccatctagcttaataGAAGCATCCCAAGAATTGGCCAGTTATTGAGGAACCGATCATGAGGTTTCTTGAAGAGCGAGAGATGGAAGATGAGAAAAACAAACGATGGCTACGGAAGCTTCAAGCAAGTTTATTGAAGCCATGCGATAATGTTAGGAACTCCAAATGATAACATTGTGATGGGTGGTTTATTTGATCATAGAGCACAATGATTacaatgcatatatatacacttCACAAGTGTCGTAGAACACTTACATTTTGTCACTACGGGTTTGTTTTGAACTATACTTTTGGGTAGGTAACATTAAAGATTTGTCGTAATTATTGGATGATTTGGACATTAGATCTGACTGCTCTCCAACCGTGCCCATCCCATTCACGTATATTTTAGTGTCGGTACTAATTGCTAACGATATAAGCATACTCTTTAACAGTTGAGCATTAAAATAAAGGATATGTGAGAGACAAGTGCATCAAAGATCACTGGTCCCAACCGTTTTTTAATAAGCTCTCTGTTCAAATGATTGAGTTTTCGAATTCTAAAGTGTTGTTACGTGTTAAAGtcataacctttttttttgtcacaaaaagtCATAACCTTTAAATTGTCATTTTAAATGTCAACGAATCCACAGTGCAATGGCAAATCAATACACTTCAgcttttaaattcaaaatataaccaAGTTGCATAACTTTTAAGTTTGAAGCCTTTGATTGGAACTTATTCACTCGGTGAGAGGGGCTCGGTGAGAAAACTCTCCCAGCCACAGTTTTCGAAGTAGAGCAACGGTAAAAACCAAAAGGATAATAGCGAGCCTGCAGTTGAAAGTGACCACTCACGTGTTTGCCAAGTTAGGAAATATTTCCAGCGGTCACTTGCCTCTCCTCTGGGAATACCCTAATCCTTTACCGTAAGAAGCATCCTCCAACAATGATCTCTTCAAATTTCAAATCGTGCTACTCCAGATCCACAACACTTACGCAAGCTGAAGTTCGATCTTGAAGCCAGTACGCAGTTTCCACAACACTGATCTCTGAAGAACGTCCGATATTGCAAAGATCTACAGTCTCAGCCACTTCCTCAACATAAACAGCCGTCGTTTCAGTCTCCAACAAGACAACTCTAACTAAGATTCAGCTCGGAGTCGATGTGAAACTCCTCCAGTGGGAAATCTTACTCATCTTAGAGTAAATCATGGCACCACGTTACagtgaagaagagaaagggAAACAACAAGTCAAGGGGGCGGTACGAGAAAACATCAAACGCATTAAAGCCCCTGCTTTGGACAACACAAAGCTGATAGAAGAAAATGCTCTTACTCTGATAGGGAGACTAACCAACCCTCGAGAGCAAAGAATCTGGGCCTTGCTTCCTGCGCTCCCCCGCAAATGGAACCTACAAGGCAAGGTAGAAGGATCAGACTTGGGCAACAACTGCTTCCTTTTTCGCTTTGAGAGAGAAGATGACCTACTGCGGGTCTTAGACAACAGGCCATACCACTTTGCTTACTGGATGGTTATCATCCAGAGATGGGAACCAGTTATTTCTCGAACGTTCCCGTCGACTATCCCTTTCTGGATCAAAATTAAAGGGATCCCTCTTCATTACTGGCATGAAGACACGGTACGCAGAGTTGGTCAAGAGCTAGGGACCTACGAGAAATATGAGCTGACTAAGACAACGGCACGAGTTCGAGTCCTAGTAGATGGACTAAAACCCATGACAAAAGAGTCAATACTGGAGTTTGAATCGGGAAGGAAAGCTTCCTAACCTTAGAATATGAAAGATTAGAACTCCACTGCTCTTTCTGCTACTCCCTCCTGCACCTGCAGAAGCATTGCCCACTGAAACTACAAGAAGAGGTGCATGAAATAGAGATATCTGGCTCCAACAGCAAACATGCAAGTCAGGCTGAGAGGGAGTTAGTTACCTCTAGGGCAAAGTCAGGAGTCAACTACGCTCCAAGCTACAATCCCCGAGGTGTCGCTTTAGAAGAACCACAAGAAAGCAAGAGACACGCGCAAACAAACCCTCCTCCACAAGTCTTCAGAGAAAGAGTAGACAGGTACGGTAACCCTTTTGGAGATAGGGTGGGTACAAAACAGACTCGCAATCCACCTCCAGAAAAAGCGTCCGAACTGGAAAACGCCTCAAAGCAGGACAGGAAACAAACACAAAGTTACACCCCTTCCTACGCAAAAACCAGAGAACTAGCTAACAACAGAGGTCAAAGGAACAGAGACCTGATTCCCCGTCGAAGTGAAGGTCAATGGAGGCCTAAAGTGACTTCTGAACCAGAGATCCTACCTGGAAAAGAAAGGACAACAACGGTGGATAGCCAGAAGATAGAGACACAACCAGGTCTCGTCCTTTCAACTACGGAGGAAAATGCAAATCGCTCAAGGGAGGAAATTATGGAAGAATTAAATGAAGTAACCCGCCAGTACCTGAGTTGCGCTAATCCCGTGGAAGCTGCAGCACGAAGACAAAGAGTCCTCTTTACTGATGCACAGGGATTGATGGAGCGAACTGCAGAAAACATTATGGCTTCTAGAGCCCATGTCACTTTGCGCCCACATCTCTCAGATAGCAATCCAGTAACCCCTCCACCTCTTCAGGTATCATACAATCAGACGTTTATCTCTCCACGAAGATTGGAGCTTCTTAGCCCCATAAACCTAGACGAAGAGGCCAACGCCTTGGAAGTGGGAGAGATAGCTACAGTCTCCGCAAATCCCCAGAGCAAGGAGCAAACTGAGGACAGACCTGCAAGGATTAAATCAATCATTGTCAGCCCTATGGATGAGAATCGAGCACAACCTCCAACGTCTCCTGTTATCTTAGAGTCGCCTTCAGATAACCAAACTCTCTTGGATTTccaaaacaaagcaaagaaaaaggcaCAAAGGTCAGCAAGGAAAACACCTATGCACTCTAGCCCAAACATCCTGAGAGGAGCAAGTtttaagaaaaagaagttatctCAAATCCAATACTCACCAAGGGGAGGAACCTCGCTGACAAAAGCTTCATCGAGAGCTACCAAGATCGCAAAAAAGGCTTCTGATGAGGCAGGACCCTCTCATGTCCAATCAAACCCTCCTATCCAACTGATCCCTGCCCTGTCCAAGAAAAAACAGGATTTTCAGTCAGGGGCGCACCGGGTTCCTTAGGCATTCTGAGCTGGAACTGATGCGGGTTGGGGAACCCCGCAACAGTCCAGCGTTTAAAGGAGTTACAAAGGAAAAGATCACCCGATGTAACCTTCCTAATGGAGACTAAAAATCCCACAGAaatgatgctgaaggaacttcacTGGTTCCAAAACTTCAACCACTATGCTGTTGTACCCCATAGCCCCGGTGGAGGTGGACTCTTTCTTGCCTGGAAAAAAGACATAGATCTCAAAGTTAATCAAGCGACAGACAACTTCATCGACACAACTATAACTTACAAAGGCATTGAGTTTCACACAGCTTTCGTGTATGGAGAACCGGATAGTTCAAAGAGGTTGGGAGTTTGGAATACTATCTCTAACCTACACCCAACAAATGGAGGACCATGGTTTCTCACTGGTGACTTTAATGAAATAATCGACAACAGTGAGAAATGTGGAGGTCCAGACAGAGCAGAGGGGACCTTTGGGGCTTTTAGATCCTTTCTATCACAAAACGACCTATTTGATCTAAAACACTCAGGGAGCTTTCTCTCTTGGAGGGGAAAGAGGCACACACACCTGGTTTTGTGAAGACTAGACAGAGCATTAAGCAAAAGCGCTTGGGCAGACCTCTTTCCGGCATGTAGAAGCCAGTACCTCAAATATGAAGCATCTGACCACAGACCCCTCTTGTCCTTCCTCGATACCTCAAAAAGAAAAGGAGCAAAAATCTTTAGATTCGACAGGCGTTTGAATGATAATCTAGAGATAAAGAATCTGGTTTCCAATGTCTGGTCTAGGAACTCTTACCTGTCTGTGGAAGAgaggctctctctctctgtcgcCAGGCCATATGCAAGTGGTGCAAGGCTTTCTACGAGAATAGCCAACACGCTTTGGAGGAAACACGCGACAGACTGGATGCGGCTTTATCAGACCCGATACAGAATGTGCCCCTTATCTAGAAGCTAAACGGGGATCTTCTCGAGCTTTACAAAGCAGAGGAAAGCTTCTGGAAGCAACGAAGCAGACATTTATGGTTAAGCTTGGGTGATTCTAATACGGGCTACTTTCATGCAGTATCAAAAGGAAGACAAACGAGAAATAGATTCTCAGTAATAAAGAACAATGATGGGCTACCTTTCTATGAAGAGGAACAGATAGCAGACATTGTCTCCGCCTACTATGCAGATCTCTTTAAGACATCAGGCTACCATGGGAACCGAACAGTATCAGAGGCTATCACGCCCTGCATTACAACGGAACAGAATTAGAAGCTGATCGGCATTCCACAAGCAAATGAGATAAAAGAGGCTACCTTCTCAATCAATGGAGACAAGGCTCCCGGACCAGATGGCTTCTCAGCCAATTTATTCCATGCTAACTGGGAAATAGTTGGCCCAGCAGTGATCAAGGAGGTTCAAAGCTTCTTCATAACCGGTATACTGGCACCTACAATTAACAAGACCCATGTTAGACTCATACCTAAGATCCTAGGTGCCAAAAGGGTTGAAGAGTACATGCCAATAGCTTATGCAACATATACTACAAGATTATCTCAAAAATCATTTCCATCAGACTAAAGACAGTTCTAGGAGTGATCATTTCAGAGAATCAGTCAGCATTCGTGGCAGGAAGAGCAATTGCAGACAATGTTCTAATTACACACGAGGTGCTACACTTCCTAAAGTCCTCGAAGGCAGAGATAAAATGCACTATGGCAGTCAAGACTGATATGTCTAAAGCCTATGATAGGATTGAATGGAAATTCATCTCAGATGTACTACAACAACTAGGATTCCATGCGGTATGGATCAACTGGGTCATGCAGTGTGTAACTACAGTATCCTATTCCTACCTGATTAATGATGCAGCATATGGAAATGTCTTACCTCTCCGCGGAATCAGGCAGGGTGATCCGTTATCCCCCTACGTCTTCATTCTCTGCAGTGAAGTATTGTCAGGGATGTGCAGAGAGGCAGCCAGGAAAGGTACGCTTCAAGGAATCAGAGTGGCTCGCAGATGTCCAAGGATAAATCATCTGCTCTTTGCAGATGATACGATGTTCTTCTGCCTTGCATCCCAAACTAGCTGCGAAGCTCTGTTGACGATACTAGCTGACTACGGGAAAGCTTCTGGTCAGATGATTAACAAATCAAAATCTTCCATCACGTTCTCGAACAAAACCCCACCTGCAGTCAAAGAAAATGTCAAATTAATGCTGGGAATTACAAAGGAGGGTGGCTTAGGCAAGTATCTAGGACTACCAGAGCATTTTGGTAAAAGTAAAAAAGATCTGTTCACCTCTATTGTAACAGAATACGACAGAGGGCTGTTAGCTGGTCCACAAAGAGACTCTCCAAGGCAGGGAAGCTTACAATGCTGAAGTCTATCCTCAGTGCAATCCCCACGTACGCCATGTCGTGTTTCCAACTCCCTGTGAACCTGTGCAAAAGAATTCAATCAGTACTGACTCGTTTCTGGTGGGATGATGCTGAAGGAAACAAGAAAATGTGCTGGGTCGCATGGGATCAACTAACAAAACCTAAAGATCTAGGGGGTTTGGGACTTCGAGACATTCAACGCTTCAACCAAGCTCTACTAGCAAAGTTGGCTTGGAGAATCCTCACAGTACCCGAAAGTCTATTTGCACGCATCCTGACAGGTAAATACTGTCAAGGAAAAACCTTCCTAGAAGTGGAGCCACCACAAAATTGCTCACACGGTTGGAGAAGCATCCTATATGGTAGGGACCTGTTAAAGGAGAACCTAGGGAAATAAATAGGCAATGGACAGACAACCCGCATCTGGAGGGACTCTTGGATCTCTTCGAATGAAGTACTAAAGCCTAGGGGTCCTATTAAAGAGTCAGACCTAGAACTAACGGTGGCAGATCTCCTAACTTCAGAGCTTAAATGGAACAAGAAGAGAATATATGAACTGCTACCTGATCTAGCGATGCAGATTCAGTGCATTAAGCCGAGTACCACAGGTGCGGAAGACTCTTACATTTGGCATCAAACGACTACAGGAAGCTACTCCACCAAATCTGGTATTTTGCTGCAAACAAAACCCAACATCATCTATCACTAGCGAGAACAGAAGGAGAGTTTAGCTGGATCAGAGACATTTGGGCAGGGAAATTCTCACCGAAGATGAAAACTTTTCTCTGGTCAATCCTTCACAATGTCATCCCTATAGGCTCAAACCTGCAGAAAAGAGGGATGGTAGCAGTAGTCAACTGTATTAGATGCCAAGCAACACAAGCAACAGAAACCGAAGTTCATTGTTTCTTTACCTGTCCATTCGCAAAGGAAGTGTGGGATCTAATCCCTCTAACTACAGCAGTTCTCCTAGCTGCGGAACCAAACTTCAAGGACATCGTGGTATCATTCAGGAAAGCGTCCTGCCTCCCACCATCAGGCATAACCCTCAATATTCTCCCCTGGATCTTGTGGGCAATTTGGACATCGAGGAACACGCTTATCTTCGAAGGTCGCTACCTTTCACCGAAGGAAACAGCCCTGAAAGGAATCAGGTTAGCTAAAGAATGGTCAGCATCGCAATCAATAGTCAACGACAAGAACAACTTACCACGTAAACCAACCGAACGATCACGAGAACGACCAAGGACAATCACCGACAGTAACCGTGTCTCTTGCATGACGGATGCGGCTTGGAACAAGGACAGACTAACATCAGGACTGGGCTGGCTCTTCTCAGGACCAGGCTTCGAACCACCTCTCAAAGGATCGGTGGTGGAATCATCGATCGGATCGCCACTGGTCGCGGAAGCTTCAGCAATCCGATCAGCTCTCTGCATGGCAATCACCCTGGAGATCTCCTCTCTCGAGGTTTTCTCCGACAATCAAACGCTCGTACGAGCTATCTCCGGCATCACTCAGGCGAAGGAGATCATCGGCATCGTGAAAGACATCCGATTGATATCTACTGAGTTTGCTTCAATTTCCTTTTCGCACATCTCTCGTTCCCTAAACGCGGTGGCTGACGCCATAGCGAAAGAAACTCTTCGTCTCTCAATTTCTTTGTAATGAACTTCATGGGCTTGGGTCTGGTTTGGGCCCATTCTCCATCTTTATCTTTCTA
The Raphanus sativus cultivar WK10039 chromosome 1, ASM80110v3, whole genome shotgun sequence DNA segment above includes these coding regions:
- the LOC108831839 gene encoding uncharacterized protein LOC108831839, producing MAVKTDMSKAYDRIEWKFISDVLQQLGFHAVWINWVMQCVTTVSYSYLINDAAYGNVLPLRGIRQGDPLSPYVFILCSEVLSGMCREAARKGTLQGIRVARRCPRINHLLFADDTMFFCLASQTSCEALLTILADYGKASGQMINKSKSSITFSNKTPPAVKENVKLMLGITKEGGLGKIRQRAVSWSTKRLSKAGKLTMLKSILSAIPTYAMSCFQLPVNLCKRIQSVLTRFWWDDAEGNKKMCWVAWDQLTKPKDLGGLGLRDIQRFNQALLAKLAWRILTVPESLFARILTGNGQTTRIWRDSWISSNEVLKPRGPIKESDLELTVADLLTSELKWNKKRIYELLPDLAMQIQCIKPSTTGAEDSYIWHQTTTGSYSTKSGSNLQKRGMVAVVNCIRCQATQATETEVHCFFTCPFAKEVWDLIPLTTAVLLAAEPNFKDIVVSFRKASCLPPSGITLNILPWILWAIWTSRNTLIFEGRYLSPKETALKGIRLAKEWSASQSIVNDKNNLPRKPTERSRERPRTITDSNRVSCMTDAAWNKDRLTSGLGWLFSGPGFEPPLKGSVVESSIGSPLVAEASAIRSALCMAITLEISSLEVFSDNQTLVRAISGITQAKEIIGIVKDIRLISTEFASISFSHISRSLNAVADAIAKETLRLSISL